One Streptosporangium sp. NBC_01495 DNA window includes the following coding sequences:
- a CDS encoding alcohol dehydrogenase catalytic domain-containing protein, with protein sequence MRAVVFDAFGADPEVREVPAPEPPPGGAVIRVEATGLCRSDWHGWQGHDPDIRVLPHVPGHELAGVVEAVGSGVTSWRPGDRVTVPFVCACGSCAACLSGDQQVCERQTQPGFTRWGSFAEYVAVDHADVNLVRLPEEMAFTTAASLGCRFATSYRAVTAVGRVRPDEWVAVHGCGGVGLSAVMIAAAAGARVVAVDVSAGALELARRFGAVACVGAEPPEADVAARVRELTSGGAHVSIDALGGPGTCVASIESLRRRGRHVQIGLLPGLTPVPMGRVIGYELELLGSHGMAAHAYPAMLEAVADGTLSPDALVTRSIGLEEAGAALASIGSVPGVTMILPSRR encoded by the coding sequence GTGCGAGCGGTGGTCTTCGACGCCTTCGGGGCCGATCCAGAGGTCCGGGAGGTACCCGCCCCCGAGCCTCCGCCCGGCGGAGCGGTGATCCGTGTGGAGGCCACCGGGCTGTGTCGGAGCGACTGGCACGGCTGGCAGGGTCACGACCCCGACATCCGGGTCCTCCCCCACGTGCCGGGGCACGAGCTCGCCGGGGTCGTCGAGGCGGTGGGCTCGGGCGTCACCTCGTGGCGGCCCGGCGACCGCGTCACCGTCCCGTTCGTCTGCGCCTGCGGCTCCTGCGCGGCCTGCCTGTCCGGCGATCAGCAGGTCTGCGAGCGCCAGACCCAGCCGGGGTTCACCCGCTGGGGCTCCTTCGCCGAGTACGTGGCCGTCGACCACGCGGACGTGAACCTGGTACGGCTCCCCGAGGAGATGGCCTTCACCACCGCCGCGAGCCTGGGCTGCCGCTTCGCCACCTCGTACCGCGCCGTGACCGCCGTGGGCCGGGTGCGGCCGGACGAGTGGGTGGCCGTGCACGGCTGCGGCGGCGTGGGCCTGTCCGCCGTCATGATCGCCGCCGCGGCCGGGGCCCGGGTGGTCGCCGTGGACGTCTCCGCGGGCGCCCTGGAGCTGGCCCGGCGGTTCGGCGCCGTCGCCTGCGTCGGCGCCGAACCGCCCGAGGCCGATGTCGCCGCGCGCGTCAGGGAGCTGACCTCGGGCGGCGCCCACGTCTCCATCGACGCGCTCGGCGGTCCCGGGACGTGCGTGGCGTCGATCGAGAGCCTGCGCCGCCGGGGACGCCACGTCCAGATCGGCCTGCTGCCCGGCCTCACCCCGGTCCCGATGGGCCGGGTGATCGGCTACGAGCTCGAACTCCTCGGCAGCCATGGCATGGCCGCCCACGCCTACCCCGCGATGCTGGAGGCCGTCGCCGACGGCACCCTGAGCCCGGATGCCCTGGTCACCCGTTCCATCGGCCTGGAGGAGGCGGGGGCCGCGCTCGCCTCGATCGGCTCCGTCCCCGGGGTCACGATGATCCTGCCGTCCCGGCGCTGA